In Pyxidicoccus trucidator, a genomic segment contains:
- a CDS encoding AAA family ATPase, translating into MNVTDTAPAFTSNGAAVQAAHAIREGVLYEVRKAVVGQDEVLELMLVGLLAGGHVLLEGVPGVAKTLMAKALSRSIGADFKRIQFTPDLMPADILGTSVFDLKSQAFALVRGPIFTDLLLADEINRAPAKTQSALLEAMQERGVSLEGRNLVLSPLFTVFATQNPVESEGTYPLPEAQLDRFLLKIEVGYPAPEEEDAILAAVHRGFDSGDLARAGVNAAVAKDGLLAARTALSEVTVEPPVLAYVRKLVAATRSSSRIRLGAGPRAGVHLLLAAKALAALRGRGFVTPDDVRFLAGPVLKHRLLLSPDAELDGATPTDVLREVVQGVEVPR; encoded by the coding sequence ATGAACGTCACCGATACCGCTCCCGCTTTCACCTCGAACGGCGCCGCCGTGCAGGCCGCCCACGCCATCCGCGAGGGTGTGCTGTACGAGGTGCGCAAGGCCGTGGTCGGCCAGGACGAGGTCCTGGAGCTGATGCTCGTGGGCCTGCTCGCCGGCGGCCACGTGCTGCTGGAGGGCGTGCCCGGCGTGGCCAAGACGCTGATGGCCAAGGCCCTGTCGCGCAGCATCGGCGCGGACTTCAAGCGCATCCAGTTCACCCCGGACCTGATGCCCGCCGACATCCTGGGCACCAGCGTCTTCGACTTGAAGTCCCAGGCCTTCGCGCTGGTGCGCGGCCCCATCTTCACGGACCTGCTGCTGGCGGACGAAATCAACCGCGCTCCGGCCAAGACGCAGTCCGCGCTGCTGGAGGCCATGCAGGAGCGCGGCGTGTCGCTGGAGGGCCGCAACCTGGTGCTGTCGCCCCTCTTCACGGTGTTCGCCACGCAGAACCCCGTGGAGTCCGAGGGCACGTACCCGCTGCCCGAGGCGCAGCTGGACCGCTTCCTCCTGAAGATTGAGGTGGGCTACCCGGCGCCGGAGGAGGAGGACGCGATTCTGGCCGCGGTGCACCGCGGCTTCGACTCGGGCGACCTGGCGCGTGCGGGCGTCAACGCGGCGGTGGCGAAGGACGGCCTGCTGGCGGCGCGCACGGCGCTCAGCGAAGTGACGGTGGAGCCGCCGGTGCTGGCCTACGTCCGCAAGCTGGTGGCGGCCACGCGCTCGTCCAGCCGCATCCGCCTGGGCGCGGGGCCCCGCGCGGGCGTGCACCTACTCTTGGCGGCGAAGGCGCTGGCGGCCCTCCGGGGGCGTGGCTTCGTCACGCCGGACGACGTGCGCTTCCTGGCGGGCCCGGTGCTGAAGCACCGCCTGCTGCTGTCGCCGGACGCGGAGCTGGATGGGGCCACGCCGACGGACGTGCTGCGCGAGGTGGTGCAGGGGGTGGAGGTCCCGCGTTGA
- a CDS encoding DUF4350 domain-containing protein: MRDRFPLLVVGGLVLTVVLGSFLVKSARRGEFADTLSTFRAQEDGARALFLLAQESGLPVARRMADLRLVSGQATQVLLAVEVDGAYEEDPDQTRLAAEPDAGLEDENVPRTGFNAFRAAALDEDEHEKLLELVRGGGTLVYVPWGSRENPLLDALSVKLVKADTTLPMRTLVPPMPTPYTLGVERVEAKVQAYLQLPEGAVPVLEDERLGQVVAAVVPHGQGRVLVVGAPELAMNRALARADNAQFWLSTLAALGPGPYEFDEFHHGFTNERSVVDFARRYGLHFAVAQLLLGVVLWSVSLRRFGRPRPPPESARVGATDALFAMGRLYREGRHQGFAAGLIARGLTQELALHAGLPPHAPAATVADGLRERGRADLAQGLKAVNAQADTVASDNDLQQFAAVAARLRQRLHTAGTGRRSTPGTT, translated from the coding sequence GTGCGTGACCGCTTCCCGCTGCTGGTGGTGGGCGGACTGGTGCTCACCGTCGTGCTCGGCTCCTTCCTCGTGAAGAGCGCCCGGCGCGGCGAGTTCGCCGACACGCTGTCCACCTTCCGCGCCCAGGAGGACGGCGCGCGCGCCCTCTTCCTGCTCGCCCAGGAGAGCGGGCTGCCCGTGGCCCGCCGCATGGCGGACCTGCGCCTCGTCTCCGGCCAGGCCACTCAGGTACTGCTGGCCGTGGAGGTGGACGGCGCATACGAGGAGGACCCGGACCAGACGCGGCTCGCCGCCGAGCCCGATGCCGGCCTGGAGGACGAGAACGTTCCGCGCACCGGCTTCAACGCCTTCCGCGCCGCCGCGCTGGACGAGGACGAGCACGAGAAGCTGCTGGAGCTCGTCCGGGGCGGCGGCACGCTGGTGTACGTGCCCTGGGGCTCGCGGGAGAACCCGCTGCTGGACGCCCTCTCCGTCAAGCTCGTGAAGGCGGACACCACCCTGCCCATGCGCACGCTGGTGCCTCCCATGCCCACGCCGTACACGCTGGGCGTGGAGCGGGTGGAGGCGAAGGTACAGGCGTACCTCCAGCTCCCGGAGGGCGCGGTGCCGGTGCTGGAGGACGAGCGGCTGGGCCAGGTGGTGGCGGCGGTGGTGCCGCATGGCCAGGGCCGGGTGCTGGTGGTGGGCGCGCCGGAGCTGGCGATGAACCGGGCGCTGGCGCGCGCGGACAACGCGCAGTTCTGGCTGAGCACCCTGGCCGCCCTGGGCCCCGGCCCCTACGAGTTCGACGAGTTCCACCACGGCTTCACCAACGAGCGCTCGGTGGTGGACTTCGCGCGGCGCTACGGCCTGCACTTCGCGGTGGCGCAGTTGCTGCTCGGCGTGGTGCTGTGGTCCGTGTCGCTGCGGCGCTTCGGCCGCCCGCGCCCTCCGCCCGAGTCCGCCCGCGTGGGCGCCACCGACGCCCTCTTCGCCATGGGCCGCCTGTACCGCGAGGGCCGCCACCAGGGCTTCGCCGCGGGCCTCATCGCCCGGGGCCTCACCCAGGAGCTGGCTCTGCACGCGGGCCTGCCACCGCACGCGCCCGCCGCCACGGTGGCGGACGGGCTGCGCGAGCGGGGCCGCGCGGACCTGGCGCAGGGACTCAAGGCGGTGAATGCCCAGGCGGACACCGTGGCCAGTGACAACGACCTCCAGCAGTTTGCCGCCGTCGCGGCCAGGCTGCGCCAACGCCTCCACACCGCCGGCACCGGCCGGCGCAGCACTCCCGGAACGACATGA
- a CDS encoding DUF4129 domain-containing protein produces MAVSALELRPRGAVALMDAALRLCARNAGVWAVTVPGGAAVVAAVLYLAEAVRLGQPLALPSLALTLAWFVRGLCQGAACHYVQEVLLGTKGEPSAWASMRAALGRAPALFITVAYLFIFNTLMMVLTLGIGFFILSAQCVGYAAVMHGRGSPLRLYGLCSRLLGPARGTAMLVRVLMSVQLLAFFNLHIAANFGLILGRKLAGIDLTFAERFASLDTPSWLLFLAAMTFALFEPVRAASATLLLVDGRVRQEGLDLLAAVQQLPARSSGRPLGSRSAAVLALVLGASLLTASPARAQPQEDDEAPRPPVASGRDAAKRLGAVAEACEGTGPSEDKRFESLGTLGPAEAGKLDRLVRTVERQAWDDEDCDSALASLERGLAQATQTVDAQARVDARAATARAKDILARPEFAVAPPVESSDEPTPPPEPPGWWRRFIDWLGEFLKELFKRDPAPPPRDLNTPLITGNAVANVLVVLLVTLTVVVLGGLLLMYLKKERKGEGGGLEVSTVDAVALAGDSTHALSRPPEGWAHLADELAARGEYREAVRSLYLALLSRLHRDGAILYDVTLSNWDYLRQFRGRAEWKAPFRELTRRFDFAWYGNLPVGAEGYREFRSLTQPLLAAPAPQEAAGA; encoded by the coding sequence ATGGCCGTCTCCGCTCTCGAGCTGCGCCCCCGGGGCGCGGTGGCCCTCATGGACGCGGCGCTGCGGCTGTGCGCGCGCAACGCGGGCGTCTGGGCCGTCACCGTGCCCGGCGGCGCCGCCGTCGTGGCCGCGGTGCTGTACCTGGCCGAGGCGGTGCGCCTGGGCCAGCCGCTGGCGCTGCCCTCGCTGGCCCTCACCCTGGCGTGGTTCGTCCGGGGGCTGTGCCAGGGCGCGGCGTGCCACTACGTGCAGGAGGTGCTGCTGGGTACGAAGGGCGAGCCCTCCGCGTGGGCGTCGATGCGGGCCGCGCTGGGCCGCGCGCCCGCGCTCTTCATCACCGTGGCGTACCTCTTCATCTTCAACACGCTGATGATGGTGCTGACGCTGGGCATCGGCTTCTTCATCCTCTCCGCGCAGTGCGTGGGCTACGCGGCGGTGATGCACGGCCGGGGCAGCCCGCTGCGGCTGTATGGCCTGTGCTCGCGGCTGCTGGGCCCGGCGCGCGGCACCGCGATGCTGGTGCGCGTCCTCATGAGCGTGCAGCTGCTGGCCTTCTTCAACCTGCACATCGCCGCCAACTTCGGGCTGATTCTCGGCCGGAAGCTGGCCGGCATCGACCTGACGTTCGCCGAGCGCTTCGCCTCGCTGGACACCCCCTCGTGGCTGCTGTTCCTCGCGGCCATGACGTTCGCCCTCTTCGAGCCGGTGCGCGCCGCCTCGGCCACGCTGCTGCTGGTGGACGGGCGCGTGCGGCAGGAGGGGTTGGATTTGCTGGCCGCCGTGCAGCAACTGCCCGCGAGGAGCTCGGGGCGGCCGCTCGGCTCCCGGAGCGCGGCGGTGCTGGCGCTGGTGCTGGGCGCGAGTCTGCTGACCGCGAGCCCGGCCCGGGCCCAGCCCCAGGAGGACGACGAGGCCCCCAGGCCGCCCGTGGCCTCGGGCCGCGACGCGGCGAAGCGGCTGGGCGCCGTGGCCGAGGCGTGCGAGGGCACCGGCCCCTCGGAGGACAAACGCTTCGAGTCCCTGGGCACGCTCGGCCCCGCCGAGGCGGGCAAGCTGGACCGGCTGGTGCGCACCGTGGAGCGCCAGGCCTGGGACGACGAGGACTGCGACTCGGCGCTGGCTTCACTGGAGCGGGGACTGGCGCAGGCCACCCAGACGGTGGACGCCCAGGCCCGGGTGGACGCGAGGGCCGCGACGGCGCGAGCGAAGGACATCCTCGCGCGACCGGAGTTCGCGGTGGCGCCTCCGGTGGAGTCCTCCGACGAGCCCACGCCGCCCCCCGAGCCCCCGGGCTGGTGGCGGCGGTTCATCGACTGGCTGGGTGAGTTCCTCAAGGAGCTCTTCAAGAGGGACCCGGCGCCTCCGCCGAGAGACTTGAACACGCCGCTCATCACCGGCAACGCCGTGGCCAACGTGCTCGTCGTGTTGCTGGTGACGCTGACGGTGGTGGTGCTGGGCGGACTGCTGCTCATGTACCTGAAGAAGGAGCGCAAGGGCGAAGGCGGAGGCCTGGAGGTGTCCACGGTGGACGCCGTGGCGCTGGCGGGGGACTCGACGCACGCGCTGTCCCGCCCGCCGGAGGGCTGGGCGCACCTGGCCGACGAGCTGGCCGCCCGGGGCGAGTACCGCGAGGCGGTGCGCAGCCTGTACCTGGCGCTGCTGTCCCGGCTGCACCGCGACGGGGCCATCCTCTACGACGTGACGCTGAGCAACTGGGACTACCTGCGCCAGTTCCGAGGACGCGCGGAGTGGAAGGCGCCCTTCCGCGAGCTGACGCGGCGCTTCGACTTCGCGTGGTACGGCAACCTGCCGGTAGGCGCCGAGGGCTACCGCGAGTTCCGCAGCCTCACCCAGCCGCTGCTGGCCGCGCCCGCCCCCCAGGAGGCCGCCGGTGCGTGA
- the rho gene encoding transcription termination factor Rho, with protein MSENPDNSDPRDPPPMPVAARPAPPPEADDDGGDEGDDEGPDDGDGASAGGPSQGGAPGQPGQAGGRRRRRRRRRRGAQVLFTPDGQAYRMQPGPDGQQVQVFLTPQELEQYRQRQAQQQQGQAAPQHAPQQAREQHHPQRQQQHGGGERQREAAPQSNLSPVEGVLDTESKGPNAYLRQLKRNLLAAPDDPELPKNLVQKLKLRQGQYLTAFAQMRGNKGIIQKVDTVDGRPLEGAPRLPHFADLTSVDPTERLKLENGHKELVTRVLDLIAPIGKGQRALIVAPPKTGKTIMLQRIAQAVLSNHPECHVMVVLIDERPEEVTDMRRGIKAEVLASSSDRPTVDHLKVAELAIERARRLVESGKDVVILLDSITRLARAFNKEIDNSGRTMSGGVDSRALERPKRIFGAARATEEAGSLTIIGTALIDTGSRMDEVIFEEFKGTGNSEVTLDRLLAEKRVFPAVNIAQSGTRKEEKLFTLREYEKVKKLRQMLHSVKPVEAMEALVKRLSRYTYNDEFLDEL; from the coding sequence ATGAGCGAAAATCCCGATAACAGCGACCCCCGAGACCCTCCTCCGATGCCCGTGGCCGCCCGGCCGGCACCTCCGCCCGAAGCGGATGACGACGGCGGCGACGAGGGCGACGACGAGGGTCCCGACGACGGCGATGGCGCGAGCGCGGGAGGCCCCTCCCAGGGAGGCGCCCCCGGACAGCCCGGCCAGGCAGGCGGCCGCCGCCGCCGCCGCCGCCGCCGCCGTCGTGGCGCACAGGTGCTCTTCACCCCGGATGGCCAGGCCTACCGGATGCAGCCCGGGCCGGACGGGCAACAGGTCCAGGTCTTCCTGACGCCGCAGGAGCTGGAGCAGTACCGCCAGCGGCAGGCGCAGCAGCAGCAGGGCCAGGCCGCCCCGCAGCACGCGCCGCAGCAGGCGCGGGAGCAGCACCACCCGCAGCGCCAGCAGCAGCACGGGGGCGGCGAGCGGCAGCGCGAGGCCGCGCCGCAGTCCAACCTGTCGCCGGTGGAGGGCGTGCTGGACACGGAGTCCAAGGGCCCCAACGCCTACCTGCGGCAGCTCAAGCGCAACCTGCTGGCGGCGCCGGACGACCCGGAGCTGCCGAAGAACCTGGTGCAGAAGCTGAAGCTGCGGCAGGGCCAGTACCTCACGGCCTTCGCGCAGATGCGCGGCAACAAGGGCATCATCCAGAAGGTGGACACCGTGGACGGCCGGCCCCTGGAGGGCGCCCCGCGGCTGCCGCACTTCGCGGACCTGACGTCGGTGGACCCCACCGAGCGGCTCAAGCTGGAGAACGGCCACAAGGAGCTGGTGACACGGGTGCTGGACCTCATCGCCCCCATCGGCAAGGGTCAGCGCGCGCTCATCGTCGCCCCGCCGAAGACGGGTAAGACCATCATGCTCCAGCGCATCGCCCAGGCGGTGCTCTCCAACCACCCCGAGTGCCACGTCATGGTGGTGCTCATCGACGAGCGGCCCGAGGAAGTCACGGACATGCGCCGGGGCATCAAGGCCGAGGTGCTGGCCTCCAGCTCGGACCGGCCCACGGTGGACCACCTCAAGGTGGCGGAGCTGGCCATCGAGCGCGCCCGCCGGCTGGTGGAGTCCGGCAAGGACGTGGTCATCCTGCTCGACTCGATTACCCGCCTGGCGCGCGCCTTCAACAAGGAGATCGACAACTCCGGCCGCACCATGTCCGGCGGCGTGGACAGCCGCGCCCTGGAGCGCCCCAAGCGCATCTTCGGCGCCGCCCGCGCGACGGAAGAGGCCGGCTCGCTGACCATCATCGGCACGGCGCTCATCGACACCGGCAGCCGCATGGACGAGGTCATCTTCGAGGAGTTCAAGGGCACCGGTAACTCCGAGGTGACGCTGGACCGGCTGCTCGCGGAGAAGCGCGTCTTCCCGGCCGTCAACATCGCCCAGTCCGGCACGCGCAAGGAGGAGAAGCTCTTCACCCTGCGTGAGTACGAGAAGGTGAAGAAGCTGCGGCAGATGCTCCACTCGGTGAAGCCGGTAGAGGCCATGGAGGCGCTCGTCAAGCGACTGTCGCGCTACACGTACAACGACGAGTTCCTCGACGAGTTGTAG
- the sppA gene encoding signal peptide peptidase SppA produces the protein MRLLALLLLPSLALAQTGAIDSAQQPSRGVTLPPTGAALVDEATSLSLNPAGLGYVSGSQLFYLHERNLVRDGVGDGVFLATRLLGLGLGGAMEWVRGHAEPDYRKTSLGLSLGSRTLQLGGAWHGFSSDDDDLDDLSSFDLGLTARPARGLSLAAVVKDLNAPEEGEVKLERQYNLGLGLRPLDERYTLGVDWLFSEGAFRQGRATYTLNAEVIPGVRLGAGVSHGFVSGVPLALQVAATVDTSGLGLTYAAGGTEDGTDHVVALRLSSESYRSLRPPGGVVTMLDLNDVLAGGTSSLLALLGARDTDPYLRLTRWLDLAAKDERLTGVVLKMEGLPGVDWGKAEELRQAVLRLRASGKRVMAVLLSADDRGYFIASAADRVYAVPEAMLPINGLVAHLQTVGGTMQKLGVRWDVARVGQYKTAPEQLTQTEPSDAWRETVNAYLDTQVAWYEKGVAESRKHPPERLRELWATGLATAKQAHALGFLDGVILPTELDAKVKELVPGGRFKTTYAPRDEREGRWGRRRRVAVVPVLGTISGGRSREDPLGFSQIAGAETVIRALEQAQDDASVVAIVIRVDSGGGDVLASHLMYQAVLEAAKHKPVIASMGDVAASGGYYAAMGAHEVLALAPTITGSIGVFYIKPALQELLGGVLGIGQETIARAPLANMFDTWSPWTPEEQKAAQAWVDASYDVFITEVAARRKLDKAQVDAVARGRVWSGQDALARGLVDRLGGLPEAVEAARKRAGVAPDEDLDVVILGEARGFFSGLGGEPGVQAALSLLPEPPPAIPEPLRALARSAGVNLELLQPGMKAMMPFTLTVD, from the coding sequence ATGCGCCTGCTCGCCCTCCTGCTGCTCCCCTCGCTTGCCCTTGCCCAGACGGGCGCCATCGACAGCGCCCAGCAGCCCTCGCGGGGGGTGACGCTGCCACCCACCGGCGCGGCCCTGGTGGACGAGGCCACGTCCCTCTCGCTCAACCCGGCGGGGCTCGGCTACGTCAGCGGCAGCCAGCTCTTCTACCTGCACGAGCGCAACCTGGTGCGCGACGGCGTGGGAGACGGCGTCTTCCTGGCCACGCGGCTGCTGGGCCTGGGCCTGGGCGGCGCCATGGAGTGGGTGCGCGGCCACGCGGAGCCGGACTACCGCAAGACGTCGCTGGGCCTGTCGCTGGGCTCGCGCACGCTGCAGCTGGGCGGCGCGTGGCACGGCTTCAGCTCGGACGATGACGACCTCGATGACTTGTCCAGCTTCGACCTGGGCCTCACCGCGAGGCCGGCGCGCGGGCTGTCGCTGGCGGCGGTGGTGAAGGACCTCAACGCCCCCGAGGAGGGCGAGGTGAAGCTGGAGCGCCAGTACAACCTGGGCCTGGGGCTGAGGCCGCTGGACGAGCGCTACACGCTGGGCGTGGACTGGCTCTTCTCGGAGGGGGCCTTCCGCCAGGGGCGGGCCACGTACACGCTGAACGCGGAGGTGATTCCCGGGGTGCGCCTGGGCGCGGGCGTGTCGCACGGCTTCGTCAGCGGCGTGCCGCTGGCGCTCCAGGTGGCGGCGACGGTGGACACGTCCGGCCTCGGCCTCACCTACGCGGCGGGCGGCACCGAGGACGGGACGGACCACGTGGTGGCGCTGCGCCTGTCCAGCGAGAGCTACCGGAGCCTGCGCCCGCCCGGCGGCGTGGTGACGATGCTGGACCTCAACGACGTGCTGGCCGGCGGCACCAGCTCGCTGCTGGCCCTGCTGGGGGCGAGAGACACGGACCCGTATCTGCGGCTGACGCGGTGGCTGGACCTGGCCGCGAAGGACGAGCGGCTGACGGGCGTGGTGCTGAAGATGGAGGGCCTGCCGGGGGTGGACTGGGGCAAGGCGGAGGAGTTGCGTCAGGCGGTGCTGCGGCTGCGCGCTTCCGGCAAGCGCGTCATGGCGGTGCTGCTGTCGGCGGACGACCGGGGCTACTTCATCGCCTCGGCGGCGGACCGCGTCTACGCGGTGCCCGAGGCGATGCTGCCCATCAACGGCCTGGTGGCGCACCTCCAGACGGTGGGCGGGACGATGCAGAAGCTGGGCGTGCGCTGGGACGTGGCGCGCGTGGGGCAGTACAAGACGGCGCCCGAGCAGCTCACCCAGACCGAGCCCAGCGATGCGTGGCGGGAGACGGTGAACGCGTACCTGGACACGCAGGTGGCCTGGTACGAGAAGGGCGTGGCCGAGTCGCGCAAGCACCCGCCGGAGCGGCTGCGCGAGCTGTGGGCCACGGGCCTGGCCACCGCGAAGCAGGCGCACGCGCTGGGCTTCCTGGACGGCGTCATCCTCCCCACCGAGCTGGACGCGAAGGTGAAGGAGCTGGTGCCGGGGGGCCGCTTCAAGACCACCTACGCGCCCCGGGACGAGCGTGAGGGGCGCTGGGGCCGTCGGCGCCGCGTGGCGGTGGTGCCGGTGCTGGGCACCATCTCCGGGGGCCGCAGCCGCGAGGACCCGCTGGGCTTCAGCCAGATTGCCGGCGCCGAGACAGTCATCCGGGCGCTGGAGCAGGCACAGGACGACGCGTCCGTGGTGGCCATCGTCATCCGCGTCGACTCGGGCGGCGGCGACGTGCTGGCCTCGCACCTGATGTACCAGGCGGTGCTGGAGGCGGCGAAGCACAAGCCCGTCATCGCCTCCATGGGCGACGTCGCGGCGTCCGGCGGCTACTACGCCGCCATGGGCGCGCACGAGGTGCTCGCGCTGGCCCCCACGATTACCGGCAGCATCGGCGTCTTCTACATCAAGCCCGCGCTCCAGGAGCTGCTGGGCGGCGTGCTCGGCATCGGCCAGGAGACGATTGCCCGGGCGCCGCTGGCGAACATGTTCGACACGTGGAGCCCGTGGACGCCAGAGGAGCAGAAGGCGGCCCAGGCGTGGGTGGATGCCTCGTACGACGTCTTCATCACCGAGGTGGCCGCGCGCCGGAAGCTGGACAAGGCGCAGGTGGACGCGGTGGCGCGGGGGCGCGTGTGGAGCGGCCAGGACGCGCTAGCGCGCGGGCTGGTGGACCGGCTGGGCGGGCTGCCCGAGGCGGTGGAGGCCGCGCGCAAGCGGGCCGGCGTGGCCCCCGACGAGGACCTGGACGTGGTCATCCTCGGCGAGGCGCGGGGCTTCTTCTCCGGGCTCGGAGGGGAGCCGGGCGTCCAGGCGGCGCTCTCCCTCCTGCCCGAGCCCCCGCCCGCCATTCCCGAGCCGCTGCGGGCGCTGGCGCGCTCCGCGGGAGTGAATCTGGAGCTGCTCCAGCCGGGGATGAAGGCGATGATGCCCTTCACCCTCACCGTGGATTGA
- a CDS encoding PEGA domain-containing protein — protein sequence MKALLLALLPTLALAAPPPARRVSSLLVPMDPASESAGVRMETYMNDALGNFDGFAVRKPEELFGMPEDTASKASLDRARKSFSESVAAFDKKEYEEAEKKVRGTLKELESAAGAMRGCSPLCEALALYGAVLHLRGDVEEAKLVLMDLIALNPTYELSPKRFNREYLALRVQVATGRTAQLRGGATLKSRPSGARVYVDGELVGYTPVTLPALAIGKHLVRMERPGFRQHGQLLEVTTDDVEMSTDLVPTAAYKAYDVQLDRVAGEVMRAGQKSSGVTAMGQSLGLDRVMVGTLKALEEGAELHLGYYDVKSGQRLGGRRVALQGDEFGQLKAEMERMVNQLVNGSGEKVTRSSDPLDNRGGTEDWSAEDRGGRTKASEKKKKADDPLDGVSGTEDW from the coding sequence ATGAAAGCCCTTCTCCTCGCCCTCCTCCCCACGCTGGCCCTGGCGGCCCCCCCCCCGGCGCGGCGCGTCTCCAGTCTCCTGGTGCCCATGGACCCGGCCTCCGAGTCCGCGGGGGTGCGGATGGAGACCTACATGAACGATGCCCTGGGGAACTTCGACGGCTTCGCCGTGCGCAAGCCCGAGGAGCTGTTCGGCATGCCGGAGGACACGGCCTCCAAGGCATCGTTGGACCGTGCGCGCAAGAGCTTCTCGGAGAGCGTCGCCGCCTTCGACAAGAAGGAGTACGAGGAGGCGGAGAAGAAGGTGCGCGGCACCCTCAAGGAGCTGGAGTCGGCCGCGGGTGCCATGCGCGGCTGCTCGCCGCTGTGTGAGGCGCTGGCCCTCTACGGCGCGGTGCTCCACCTGCGCGGCGACGTGGAGGAGGCGAAGCTGGTGCTGATGGACCTGATTGCCCTCAACCCCACCTACGAGCTGTCCCCCAAGCGCTTCAACCGGGAGTACCTCGCCCTGCGCGTGCAGGTGGCCACCGGCCGCACCGCGCAGTTGCGCGGCGGTGCCACGCTGAAGTCCCGGCCGTCGGGCGCGCGGGTGTACGTGGACGGAGAGCTGGTGGGCTACACGCCGGTGACGCTGCCCGCGCTGGCCATCGGCAAGCACCTGGTGCGGATGGAGCGCCCCGGTTTCCGGCAGCACGGCCAGCTGCTGGAGGTGACGACGGACGACGTGGAGATGAGCACGGACCTGGTGCCCACGGCCGCGTACAAGGCCTATGACGTACAGCTGGACCGGGTGGCGGGCGAGGTGATGCGCGCCGGACAGAAGTCCTCCGGTGTCACGGCCATGGGCCAGTCGCTGGGGCTGGACAGGGTCATGGTGGGCACGCTGAAGGCGCTGGAGGAAGGCGCCGAGCTGCACCTGGGCTACTACGACGTGAAGAGCGGCCAGCGGCTGGGCGGCCGGCGCGTGGCGCTCCAGGGCGACGAGTTCGGCCAGCTGAAGGCGGAGATGGAGCGCATGGTGAACCAGCTGGTGAACGGCAGCGGCGAGAAGGTGACTCGCAGCTCGGACCCGCTGGACAACCGCGGCGGCACCGAGGACTGGAGCGCCGAGGACCGCGGCGGTCGCACCAAGGCGTCGGAGAAGAAGAAGAAAGCGGACGACCCGCTGGACGGGGTGTCCGGAACCGAGGATTGGTGA
- a CDS encoding PEGA domain-containing protein: MNTFRRLALLLALLLAVLPAHAQTTRKKSSKKKATVTKVVKKKKAPSKKKKVPTEEEPETATTDVASPEPMVFGDPDEKPATPGESATPVTPLEKPAKPAVATPVAPKPPASTPVRDTPVKDVPSLAMTASGPVALFAVARTPAAADAAVKLEGELLRNLRMGGGVELVDLGAAFPPPAPLSLTKADTLFEEGRTAYDNLDPEAAELKFQAAAEAYTQSPAELSTERLAQTYIFLGASRLLNGNTAGASQAFTSAVVAEPTARPDSALFSQEVQSAYVEAMTAVKGRPAGTLVVDSQPTGARVLVRGQEVGVTPLRGVEVPAGLHPVVVSLPGYVPSAYYTEVKSSASAEVKAKLEPSPGLSAMRDAAAAAATEKAFDQDAVPAEARAVGERLSARYVVLAAVSRDKKGRAEAELQAWDLRSKARLRGVEIELTPRDAQQNTAAAAEQVRGFVNGAMAPRVAESGPSRAPQFLKKPWFWAVVGGAAAVTAGAVYVANQDRGGNGWNPVSGGVGF; the protein is encoded by the coding sequence GTGAACACGTTCCGCCGACTCGCCCTGCTGCTCGCGCTGCTCCTGGCCGTCCTCCCCGCGCACGCCCAGACCACCCGGAAGAAGTCGTCCAAGAAGAAGGCGACCGTCACCAAGGTGGTGAAGAAGAAGAAGGCACCGTCGAAGAAGAAGAAGGTGCCGACCGAGGAGGAGCCGGAGACGGCGACGACGGACGTGGCGTCTCCGGAGCCCATGGTCTTCGGGGACCCCGACGAGAAGCCCGCCACCCCGGGGGAGAGCGCGACGCCGGTGACGCCGCTGGAGAAGCCGGCGAAGCCCGCGGTGGCCACCCCGGTGGCGCCGAAGCCTCCCGCCTCCACGCCCGTCAGGGACACGCCGGTGAAGGACGTGCCGTCGCTCGCGATGACGGCGTCCGGCCCGGTGGCGCTGTTCGCCGTGGCGCGCACGCCCGCGGCGGCGGACGCGGCGGTGAAGCTGGAGGGCGAGCTGCTGCGCAACCTGCGCATGGGCGGCGGCGTGGAATTGGTGGACCTGGGGGCGGCCTTCCCGCCGCCCGCGCCCCTCTCGCTGACGAAGGCGGACACCCTCTTCGAGGAGGGCCGCACCGCCTACGACAACCTGGACCCCGAGGCCGCGGAGCTGAAGTTCCAGGCGGCGGCGGAGGCCTACACCCAGTCCCCGGCGGAGCTGAGCACGGAGCGGCTGGCGCAGACGTACATCTTCCTGGGCGCCTCGCGGCTGCTCAACGGCAACACGGCCGGCGCGTCGCAGGCCTTCACCAGCGCCGTGGTGGCCGAGCCCACCGCGCGCCCCGACAGCGCCCTGTTCAGCCAGGAGGTGCAGTCGGCCTACGTGGAGGCGATGACGGCGGTGAAGGGGCGGCCCGCGGGCACGCTGGTGGTGGACTCGCAGCCGACCGGCGCCCGCGTGCTGGTGCGCGGCCAGGAGGTGGGCGTCACCCCGCTGCGCGGCGTGGAGGTGCCCGCCGGCCTGCACCCGGTGGTGGTGTCGCTGCCCGGCTACGTGCCCTCCGCCTACTACACGGAGGTGAAGTCCTCCGCGTCCGCCGAGGTGAAGGCGAAGCTGGAGCCCTCGCCGGGCCTGTCCGCCATGCGCGACGCCGCCGCCGCGGCCGCCACGGAGAAGGCCTTCGACCAGGACGCGGTCCCCGCCGAGGCGCGGGCCGTGGGCGAGCGGCTGAGCGCGCGCTACGTGGTGCTGGCCGCGGTGTCCCGGGACAAGAAGGGCCGCGCCGAGGCGGAGCTCCAGGCGTGGGATTTGCGCTCCAAGGCGCGGCTGCGCGGCGTGGAAATCGAGCTGACGCCGCGTGACGCCCAGCAGAACACGGCCGCCGCCGCGGAGCAGGTGCGCGGCTTCGTCAATGGAGCCATGGCGCCCCGCGTCGCGGAGAGTGGCCCCTCGCGCGCGCCCCAGTTCCTGAAGAAGCCCTGGTTCTGGGCGGTGGTGGGCGGGGCGGCGGCGGTGACGGCCGGCGCCGTCTACGTGGCCAACCAGGACAGGGGCGGAAACGGCTGGAATCCCGTGTCCGGCGGCGTCGGGTTCTGA